DNA sequence from the Candidatus Saccharibacteria bacterium oral taxon 488 genome:
TGGCCGGCGTTAACCCGCAGCAAGGCGTCGTTATGCTGAATCCGCTGTAATGTCGAACGAATAGACTGACACTGGCTGCGGATCAGATGGAGCGGCGGCGAACTTGGTGCAGTCTGTGCCACGGCAAGGCTTGACCACACCGTTGCGCCAGCCAAGCCAATACTGCACACAAAAAACGCGAGACTACGAAGATGTTTCATCTTTTTTATTATCTCGCGTTTTTGCGTTTAGGTCAAACTGCTACTACGACTTCTTGAAATGTTTCTCGGTGTCGGCCTTGACCGTACGAGCGGTTCCAGTAACGACATCGCCAACTTTTTGAGCGCCGACCTTGACTGCTTCAGCGCTATCTTTGGCGGCAGCCTGGGCTTTTTTGGCAGTTTTGACAGTGGCAGTTTTTAGCTCACCAGCTTTTTTCTTGATGTCAGCGCGAGTTTCTTTGCCGCTTTTTGGTGCGGTCAAAATACCAGCCGCGAAACCAGCCGCTGCCGCGCCGAGAACTGTTAATACTTTTTTCATATATATCTCCTTGTTTGTTTTTATTAAATTGATATATGGAACAGATAATTATTTTTTGCGAAAGAGTTGCACGACTTCAGTAAATAACTTTACTGGAGACAGCCACTCAGTTGCTTGCGCGATGTTAGACACCGCCGCTTCAGCCTGGTTGACGAGGCGCTTGAGCTTCGTCAGCAGTGAAATTATTACACCGAACAAGACAATAATCGTCACCGAGTGAATAATGATCACTACGGTCATCAGTATAATAACTGTTTGCATGTCTTCCATACCCTTCCTTTGTTACTGTTTATGTTTGTCGTATTGACTGTGGCTATGATAGCATAGGTAGTTTGAAATGTCAATAGCTTAGCGCTCTATTCTGTCACTTTACAGCAATGAGACCGTCCCGTTGCAGACCATCCAGTGCCGCCGCAAATCGTGGATCGTCCTGCAACTCAGCGGTAATTCCAGCGAGCGGCTGCCCGGCAACATATCGACGCAAAATCTCGCCCCGCATCTGGCGGAGACTACCGGTGAATTGTGATTGCTTGGTGTAATGACGACTGGCGGATAATTTGCCCTTTCCCTGAGATTTGAGCTCACTACCATAGTCCATCAGCGCCCAAAACCACTGACGCGGATTTGCCTGGTCCATCGTCTGCTCAACAACAGTCAATATGTCGCGATCCGCAACTGCCGTCTGGCCCGCAAAGAAATGATTGAGATAGACGGTACGAATATTGGTCTCAATGAACGGTGTTGGCACTTGATAAGCATAGTTCATGATAGCGCCAGCGGTATTGATGCCGATGCCTGGTAACTCAACGAGGTCATCTAGCGTGGCCACCGGGGCACCAGCGACAATGGCTTGTGACGCCCGGTGAAGATACTGAGCGCGGCGGTTATAGCCCAGCCCCTGCCACGCGCGGAGCACCTCGGTCAGCTCGGCCGCTGCCAGCGACTCAATATCCGGAAACTCTGCGGTAAACTCTCCGAACTTCGTCAAGACGCGAGCGACCTGGGTTTGCTGCAGCATTAGCTCACTCACCAGCACATAGTACAGGGTTGGCTGGTCACGCCACGGCATTGGCCGGTACAGTTCGCGGCCTTTTTGATGGATCAACGCCTGAAAGCGAGAGTCTTTATCATTCATTCTCCCTAGTATACCTAATTTCGAACTAGTTATCATTGCATAATCGGTCCGAACGACAGCCTGATTGAATTGCTATCCTTACATGCACCAAGTGTATAGCTAGTTTGCTGTGACTATACACTTGATGTATAATAAGTCTTATTTATAATAATTCACCCAGCGAAAGGGCAATTGTGAAAAAATTATTCAAGGTTTTCGAAATTATCACTATCATTCTTATTATCTGCCTTGGGATTCTACTGTTAGTCATGCAATATCTCAATCAAAGTATTACCGGAGATGATGGTGTAGCGACCGGCTACGCTGGTAAGCTTAGCCCTAGTGGCAACCTCGAACAACATTACACCAAGACCGGACCCTACAAAGTAGCGCATTATATTCAAAATAATACCGATGGCTCTAAGGCCTATCGTCTCTATTACCCTGAGCGCCAGAAGGCTAACCAAACTTTTCCACTGGTTGTAATGGTAAATGGCACAGCAACACCAGCTAGCACCTACACACCAATTCTCGAGCACCTCGCCAGTTGGGGCTTCGTCGTAATCGGTAATGAGGATGGCTGGGCTGGTACTGGTGCATCAACCTCCGCTATGCTTGATACTGCTCTGCAATACAACACTGCCCAAGAGAGTCCAGTGCGCGGGCTAATCAGCACTAATAAAATTGGGATCGCTGGACATTCGCAAGGTGGCGCAGGAGCGATTAACGCTGCTACTAAGTATAGTAATAGCAATAAGTATTCTTCGCTTTACACCGCTAGTGGTGTGAGTCGCAGCACTGCTAATAACAATCGATGGACATACGACGTCTCACGCCTTAACACAGCGGTGTTCATGATGGCAGGAACCGGTGCCAGCGACAGTATCGCCATCAGTCCACTTGATGATCTGAAACAAAATTTTGACGCATTGCAAGGAAATAAGCCGGGGGTTATCGCACGGCGTAAATCAGTTGGCCATAAAGATGTACTAGAATACGGTGATGCATATATGACTGCCTGGTTCCTATGGACACTGGCAGATGATACCAAGGCGAAGATGGTCTTTGCCGGTGCCGACGCCGAACTGCGCCATAATAGCGACTGGCAGGATGTCCAGGTACGCAATATTGAATAATTATTCTGTTTATCGCACCGTGTATGGTACACTGGTATGGCTATGAAAATATTTTTTAGACGATACATTTCAGAATTTGTGTATGGTGCAGTTGACGGCACAGTCACGACCTTTGCCGTAGTGGCGGCTTCAGCCGGAGCTGGTATTTCCAGCGCGGTTATCCTCATTTTGGGCGTTGCAAATTTAATTGCTGATGGATTTTCAATGGGTTCCAGTGCTTACCTGGCGGCCAGTGCTGAGCATGAAGAGTCAGCCCGCGACACCCAAAAGCGAGCCTCTCCCAAAATCATTGGTACAGTCACCTTTTTAGCCTTCGTCGTAGTCGGTAGCGTACCGGTATTGCCGTATTTAGTCGACGTCGTTGCAGTCTCAAAAGTACCAGGCACCACCCTGTTTTATGTCAGCTCCGCGCTAACAGCGGTTGCCTTCCTGGCGATTGGCTTCATCAAAGGCAGGGTCGGCAAGCAGTCACCATGGCGAGAAGCCGCCATCACCCTCCTCCTTGGAGCGGTCGCCGCTGGACTGGCGTACTTTGCCGGCGATGTATTGGCGGCGTGGCTGGGTGTTCAGTTATAGCCTTCCTGTAGGCCCCTATCTTGCCAGCATTACTATCCTGCCCAATAAGCTAAAACCATCGTCGTGTAGATGCTACGTACATCAATATCGCTACATCAAACCTAGACCCCAGCGAGCAAGTAACTTCACTTACCTCGTCTGTTTTTTAGCTATTTGTTCAAAGACGCCGTCGCCCAAGAGGTACCGTGTGTAGAAGAGAACTCTCGCTAATTTACCAACAAGATACCGACGTCGTGGGTGCTTACTCTCGATAATTGTCGCCACTTTGTGCGCGACCACGCTAGGCGGTGACATAGTCCTGTATGACTGAGATAGGTTGTGCGATATTGCCTTTGCTACGCCGCTATAGGCACCGTTTGACGAATAACGGGTAAGCGGCTCTTCAGCTAATTTGTAGAAATTTGTAGCGATCAAGCCAGGCTCAATTACCACAAGCTTGATGTTGTATTCCTGCAGCTCTAGCCGCAAGCTATCGGAAAACCCCTCAATAGCGTGCTTTGAAGCATGATACCGGCACCGAGCGGAAAATACACTCTGCCTCCAACCGATGACATATTAATAATCAAGCCCGAGCCCGCCTCTCTCATGCTAGGCAACACAAGCTGCGTCAGTCTAGCCAGCCCGAATACATTCACCTCAAACTGCCTGCGGGCCTGTTCAATTGGAATATCCTCTACCGCCCCCAGTAATCCATAGCCGGCATTATTAATAAGTATATCTATTCTTCCCTGCTCATCACAAATCTTTTTTACCGCAGACTCAAGTGATTTTTCATCTTTCATATCACCCGGTATTAGCCGAAGGCCTTTAATTTTTTGAAGCGCCTCACTGTTTCGAGCAAGTCCGTACACTATGTAACCTTTCTGCAAAAGCAGCTCAGCGGTCGCTCTTCCGATACCGCTGGACGCTCCAGTAATTAACACTACTTTATGATTTGAATTATACTTTTTTCTACTCATAAATAGTAGTATAATCTATGGAGTATACTCCATAGTCAATAGGCCATAACGAGGGAGGTTTACCATGCTAATTCATCAACTTTCCGAGAAATCTGGTGTTTCTATCGACACCATTCGTTACTATACAAAAATCGGTATTTTACCGGTAACACAACGTCCCGCTGGAAGCCGCAGTTATTCAGACTACGACGAGAGTGCGCTCGAATACCTCACGGAAATACGCCTCGCTAAGTCGGCGGGATTTACACTGATGGAGATTAAGCAATACATCAAGGAATGGAACGACGGACAGATTACACCGGATACAGCTATCGATATATTGCGCAAAAAGATTGCGATGGTACGAAAGAAAAAGTCTGAACTTGATGCAATAGAAGCGATATTAAAAAGTAAGATAACACAGCTACGCCCCCAGCTACATTGCCGTAATTAAGCACTCTGCTAGCTACTTTTGAGTAGATTCTACAGCCCTAATTCTCGCAATTGTGCTGAATCAACCATTGATGGCGAATCCATCATCACATCAACGCCGGAGCCGTTCTTTGGAAAGGCCAAGGTTTCGCGAACATTAGTTTCATCGATTAATTCCATAAGGATGCGATCCACACCAAAGGCACAGCCAGCGTGTGGCGGCGCACCGTACTTGAAGGCGCTGAGCATGGCGCCAAATTTCTCCTCAACGTAGCTTTCGCTAAAGCCGAGCAGGTCAAATACTTTGTACAGCACCGCTGGGTTGTGGTTACGCACACCACCAGAGCAAATTTCATAGCCGTTCATCACCATGTCGAATTGGTCAGCAACGATGGCGAGCTTGTCAGCGTCAGTCGTCGCTGACTCCAGCGCTTGTAGGCCACCCTTTGGCATGCCAAATGGGTTATGTCCAAAATCAAGCTTCTTGCCGTGGTCGTCCCATTCATAGAATGGAAAATCGATAATCCAAGCCAAGGCTACCTCATCCGATTTTTTCAGGTTGAAATGAGTAGCAAATTCGTTTCGCAAGCGACCAAGTACGGCGTTAACGACTAGGCGAGTATC
Encoded proteins:
- a CDS encoding A/G-specific adenine glycosylase — translated: MNDKDSRFQALIHQKGRELYRPMPWRDQPTLYYVLVSELMLQQTQVARVLTKFGEFTAEFPDIESLAAAELTEVLRAWQGLGYNRRAQYLHRASQAIVAGAPVATLDDLVELPGIGINTAGAIMNYAYQVPTPFIETNIRTVYLNHFFAGQTAVADRDILTVVEQTMDQANPRQWFWALMDYGSELKSQGKGKLSASRHYTKQSQFTGSLRQMRGEILRRYVAGQPLAGITAELQDDPRFAAALDGLQRDGLIAVK
- a CDS encoding alpha/beta hydrolase; amino-acid sequence: MKKLFKVFEIITIILIICLGILLLVMQYLNQSITGDDGVATGYAGKLSPSGNLEQHYTKTGPYKVAHYIQNNTDGSKAYRLYYPERQKANQTFPLVVMVNGTATPASTYTPILEHLASWGFVVIGNEDGWAGTGASTSAMLDTALQYNTAQESPVRGLISTNKIGIAGHSQGGAGAINAATKYSNSNKYSSLYTASGVSRSTANNNRWTYDVSRLNTAVFMMAGTGASDSIAISPLDDLKQNFDALQGNKPGVIARRKSVGHKDVLEYGDAYMTAWFLWTLADDTKAKMVFAGADAELRHNSDWQDVQVRNIE
- a CDS encoding MerR family transcriptional regulator; this translates as MLIHQLSEKSGVSIDTIRYYTKIGILPVTQRPAGSRSYSDYDESALEYLTEIRLAKSAGFTLMEIKQYIKEWNDGQITPDTAIDILRKKIAMVRKKKSELDAIEAILKSKITQLRPQLHCRN